In the Engystomops pustulosus chromosome 2, aEngPut4.maternal, whole genome shotgun sequence genome, one interval contains:
- the PA2G4 gene encoding proliferation-associated protein 2G4 — translation MSGDDEQQEQTIAEDLVVTKYKMGGDIANKVLRALVEAATADTSILSLCEKGDAMIMEETGKIFKKEKDMKKGIAFPTSISVNNTVCHFSPLKSDQDYLLKNGDLVKIDLGVHVDGFIANVAHSFAVGATKDSPVTGRKADVIKAAHLCAEAALRLVKPGNQNTQVTEAWNKISPSFNCVPIEGMLSHQLKQHVIDGEKTIIQNPTDQQKKDHEKAEFEVHEVYAVDVLISTGEGKAKDAGQRTTIYKRDPTKQYGLKMKTSRAFFSEVERRFGTMPFTLRAFEDEKKARMGVVECAKHELLQPFNVLYEKEGEYVAQFKFTVLLMPNGPMRITSGPFDPDVYKSELEVQDTELKALLQSSASRKTQKKKKKKASKNAEQATADDNEGTE, via the exons AGGTCCTGCGTGCACTCGTGGAGGCAGCCACTGCAGACACGTCTATCCTCAGCCTGTGTGAGAAAGGAGATGCCATGATCATGGAAGAAACTGGCAAGATTTTCAAAAAAGAGAAAGACATGAAGAAAG GTATTGCCTTTCCAACAAGTATATCTGTTAATAACACTGTGTGTCACTTCTCGCCTCTGAAAAGCGACCAAGATTACCTCCTGAAAAATGGTGATCTAGTTAAGAT AGACCTTGGAGTCCATGTAGATGGTTTCATTGCAAATGTTGCACACAGCTTTGCTGTTGGTGCCACCAAG GATTCACCAGTCACTGGTCGCAAAGCAGATGTAATCAAGGCCGCACACTTGTGTGCAGAGGCAGCTCTACGTCTTGTAAAGCCAGGAAACCAG aaCACACAGGTGACTGAAGCATGGAACAAGATTTCCCCATCATTTAACTGTGTACCCATTGAAG GGATGCTTTCTCATCAGTTAAAGCAGCATGTTATTGATGGAGAGAAGACCATTATTCAGAACCCAACTGACCAGCAAAA GAAGGACCATGAAAAGGCAGAGTTTGAGGTCCATGAGGTCTATGCCGTTGATGTTCTTATTAGCACTGGAgagggaaag GCAAAGGATGCTGGCCAGAGAACAACAATTTACAAAAGGGACCCAACAAAGCAGTATGGtctaaaaatgaaaacctcaCGTGCCTTTTTCAGTGAAGTCGAGAGACGTTTTGGTACCATGCCATTCACTCTCAG GGCCTTTGAAGATGAGAAAAAGGCTAGAATGGGTGTAGTGGAATGCGCCAAGCATGAGCTTCTCCAGCCTTTCAATGTACTGTATGAAAAGGAAG GAGAGTATGTTGCACAGTTCAAGTTCACAGTTCTCTTGATGCCTAATGGCCCCATGAGGATAACTAGTGGTCCCTTTGATCCAGATGTGTATAAATCTGAATTGGAGGTTCAAGATACAGAACTGAAG GCACTACTGCAAAGTTCAGCCAGCCGGAAGAcccagaaaaagaagaaaaagaag GCTTCCAAGAATGCTGAACAAGCCACTGCTGATGATAATGAAGGCACAGAATGA